tgagttgtcagaggaagtggtcaaaGCTGGTTCAACTGCGATATTAAAGTGGCAATTGCCACAcggagaatcagaattagaattggTTTGGTACTGTACATGGAGAGTCAGAAttagaatccggtttattatcacccaCATGTGtgtgtcgtaaaatttgttaattcagtagcagcagttcaatgcaatgcatgataatatagaaagaaaaaaattaagtcAATTAAAGTCAGTATATATgcattagattcaactttattgtcattgtgccgagtacagatacaaagtcaatgaaatgcaactagcatctaaccagaagtgcaaaagaacagtgctatttacaaaataattgcaaataaaaagtaagtgctgcagcatacaaatataaaagtactgagacagtccaatatgggtgcaataccgctgagcgctgtgatgtgaggttcagcagggtcacagcctcagggaagaagctcttcctgtgtctgctggtgtgggagcggaggctcctgtagcgcctaccagatgggaggagagtaaaaagtccatggttagggtgaaatgcatccttgataatgcttttcgccctgcccagacagcatttatggtagctgttctcaatggtgggcaattgggtgccaataatctgctgggcagtttttaccacacgctggagtgctttgtggtccgatacgggacaattgccataccactctgagatgcagttggtgagtatgctctcaatggtacagcggtaaaagtccgtcagtatcctgggacagaggtgagctttcttgatgctccacaggaaataaaggcgctgttgcacctttttgatcaggatggaggagttcagggaccaggtgagatcctcgggaATGTGGATACCAAGGattttgaagcttgatacacgctccactacagctccgttgatgtagatggggatgtgagtgtggctcctagcatgcctgaagtccacaatgatctccttggtcttctgggtgtcaagggccaggttgttgtcagcACACCATGCGGCCAGCTGCCGGACCACGTCCCTGTAGGCCGTttcgtcatcccctctgatcaggccaaccaccattgtgtcgtctgcaaacttgattatggagttagaaccttgtacaggaacgcagtcataggtgaaaagggagaacagaagagggctcagcacacagcattGAGGCACACCGGTATTCAGGGTAAGAATGGAGGAGTGgtgtctgttagtcagaaagtccaaggtccaattgcagagggatgagctgttAACAAACTGGCGaagtttggcgatcagcttgtaagggatcacagtattgaatgctgaactaaagtcattgaacagcatcctgacgtaagaATTGGGgttgtccaggtgggtcagggcagagtgaaCTGCCGTGGAGATAGCATTCTCTGTTGACCCATTGGTGTGATAAGcaaattaattattaattatatattaaatagctagattaaaaatagtgcaaagctGAAATAATGCacataaaaagtgaggtagtggccATTTAAGAATCATATGGCAGAagagaatcactgagtgtgtgccctcaggcttcagAACCTTCTTCCTtactggcaggtggtgactagcggggtgccacggggctcggtattgggaccacagctgtttacaatttacgtcaacgatttagatgaaggcattgagaataacatcagcaaatttgctgatgatactaagctgggtggcagtgtgacatatgatgaggatgttaggagaattcagggtgacttggataggctgggtgagtgggcagatacttggcagatgacgttcaatgtgaataagtgtgaggttatccattttgggagtaagaacaggaaggcagattattatctgaatggtgtagttaggtaagggagaaatacgaagagatctaggagtccttgttcatcagtcactgaaagtgaatgagcaagtgctgcaggcagtgaagaaggctaatggagtgttggcctttattacaaagggaattgagtacaagagcaaggaaatcctcttgcatttgtacagagccctggtgagaccacacctggagtattgtgtacagttttggtctccagggttaaggaaggacatcctggctgtagaggaagtgcagcgtagattcacgaggttaattcctgggatgtctggactgtcttacgcagagaggttagaaagaccgggcttgtacacgctggaattaaggagattgagaggggatctgattgaaacatataagattattaagggattggacaaaatagaggcaggaaatatgttccagatgctgggagagtccagtaccagagggcatggtttgagaataaggggtaggtcatttaggacagagttaaggaaaaacatcttctcccagagagttgtgagggtctggaatgcactgcctcagaaggtagtggaggccaattctctggatgctttcaagaaggagctggataggtatcttatggaaagGAGaaacaagggatatggggacaaggcaggaactgggtattgatagtagatgatcagccatgatctcagaatggcggtgcaggcttgaagggccgaaaggtctacttctgcacctattgtctataagagGGAATgttctgggtgattgggggggggtgagggcatccttaataatggatgctgcctttctgaggcaccgcacCTTgcagatgtcttggatgctacagaggctagtgTCTTTATAGACTAACTTTACAGTAGCagttctgtagcttctttcaaccttgtgcagtagcacccaccccataccagacagcgatgtagCCTgaaagaatgctctccacagtacatttatagaagttttcaagtgttttaggtgacaaagcaaatttcttcaaatttgtaacagggtttgagggtcggcacaacattgtgggccgaagggcctgtaatgtgctgaactattttatgttctatgtaatgaaaTATAGGAGAGGAGGAGCTTTCAGGGTTTTGGGCTGAATGTAGGCAACTGCAACTAGAAGGGAGGATGCTGCGGTTGGTCAGGGCCCGTTTCCGTCACGTGTTACTGTGACTCCGTTAGCAACATTGAAAAAGTATTTGGACAGTACATCGTTAGGAATGGTCCAGCGGGATTTAGGCTAAATAAGACCAAACGGGACTAGTCCAAGTGGGAATCTTGCTCGACATCGACCAATGGGGCTGAAGGGACTTCCGTTTTCTGTGACTGTGTAAGAATCCAATTTGATTAAATCTTCACTCACTGTTCAAACTGGGCCTCTCGCCATTTTAGCTGCTCACATTACATCAGGACTGTTTACTAATAACGGATTTCGAATGACAAATGCAGGTTTCCTGCACCCAGAAAGGTCCCTTGGAGGAGGGTTTCCGGGTATTCGGGAGGGCTCTGGGGAAGTGCTCGGCTCCTGAGAGGCGGTGAGTGCTTGTTTCGAGGGAAGGAGAGCGGTTGCGTTTGGTGCGCAGAACCGCGCAGCCGCCGTCCCAGGCGGGGCGGGGCGGGGCGGACGCGACGTGTTTATGCGCCGCACATCGAGCGAAGGCCCAGCGGCGACATGGAGCGAGTGCCGGTGGTTGTTTGCAGCCTCTCGGTCTGAAGGTGCCTGGCAGTGGGCATGGAGAAGTGCGAGGCCAAGGTACCGTTATCGCACAAGGTGCGGCCCGCCTCCCGCCGGGCTGGAGAGTGGGGAGTGGCCGGTACTTGGGCACGGAGGTGGGGTAAATAGGTGGGTGGTGAGCTGCGAAGCAAAAGGCCTGGGCTCTTTAGGATAATTTCCCCCGGATTCCGCTTTCTCCAAATGCCCTGCTGGCCTCCCTCACCTAGACTGGCTAGCTGATGTGTCCTGTTCCACCCGCCTCGTCACTATTTTTATATCCGGATAGTACTTTGGTCAGTTTTTGCGCAGTTAGTTCTGCTGAAACCTCTTCCAGTTTTCTTTAATCGCTTAGCAGTAgctaaggtttattatcactgattaatgtgaaatttgttgttttgcggcagcactaCAGTGCAGAGATATAAACTAAATCCTATATGTACACGAAGTGATTTTTCTTTTGAAAAGCTTTTCAAAATACCAATTGTCAACCACTTTAGGGCGTCATTTTGTTTTGGTACATGTAAACAGTAATTTGCGATACAATCActcaataatataaaaaaaaacgaAGTAGTTAGTGTTCATGTGGTGTTAAGAAATCTGTCGGCGGAGAGtaagaagctgttcataaatcGTTGGATCTAAAGGCTCCGGCATttcttgcctgatggtagtgaCGGGATGAGTTATGGTTCTTGAGCCAGAACTGG
The nucleotide sequence above comes from Hypanus sabinus isolate sHypSab1 chromosome 28, sHypSab1.hap1, whole genome shotgun sequence. Encoded proteins:
- the LOC132382385 gene encoding uncharacterized protein LOC132382385 produces the protein MVVGLIRGDDETAYRDVVRQLAAWCADNNLALDTQKTKEIIVDFRHARSHTHIPIYINGAVVERVSSFKILGIHIPEDLTWSLNSSILIKKVQQRLYFLWSIKKAHLCPRILTDFYRCTIESILTNCISEWYGNCPVSDHKALQRVVKTAQQIIGTQLPTIENSYHKCCLGRAKSIIKDAFHPNHGLFTLLPSGRRYRSLRSHTSRHRKSFFPEAVTLLNLTSQRSAVLHPYWTVSVLLYLYAAALTFYLQLFCK